One genomic region from Reichenbachiella ulvae encodes:
- a CDS encoding family 43 glycosylhydrolase — translation MKVSIGLLLMAMSIQVFAQKENSNTEPYPFGNPVIKHMYTADASPHVMPDGRVWMVTSVDLDEGGGYSTMHSYHTFSSADMRNWTDHGEVFSIEDIAPNENPKVDDYALWAPDMVYRNGKYYLYYPVHIRHRQDLQDNGRPKVTTYIAVAVSNSPDQKFTVLKDKIEGTRGIDPSIFVDDDDEVYLYWGSHWVAKLKDNMFELATEPVKLEYGEKNFMEAPWMHKRKGKYYFNYHTKYGKPVSKENPDNIDREKSRLDYSWGDSPMGPLSYGGILNYELGYGVNEGPKYMDYDYVPWRLTQSNHGGVVTYHGKDYLFYHTSALSSWRQDCFVEEGTWTQRSVCVDEIRYNEDGSVRPVQQTVSGVVPVKVDQPFEIKVDLTKAEISGAKLKGQELSITKNATTIKLKDVDFGSGYYYFDLTHQVKEGVKVSIRLDDVQSGYTVGTIILSELENTTMLREAEGKHDVYITIEGAKKETLSDLRFFAGAPQKL, via the coding sequence ATGAAAGTGAGTATAGGGCTATTGCTGATGGCTATGTCCATTCAGGTTTTTGCACAAAAAGAGAATAGTAATACTGAACCATATCCATTCGGTAATCCTGTGATCAAGCACATGTACACAGCAGATGCATCACCACATGTGATGCCTGATGGTCGTGTGTGGATGGTCACTTCCGTGGATCTGGATGAGGGTGGTGGATACAGCACCATGCATAGTTATCACACCTTTAGTTCGGCTGATATGCGCAACTGGACGGATCATGGAGAGGTTTTTAGTATAGAAGATATAGCACCAAATGAGAATCCGAAGGTGGATGACTATGCCCTATGGGCTCCCGATATGGTTTATCGCAATGGAAAGTACTATCTCTACTATCCTGTGCACATCCGTCATCGTCAGGATTTGCAAGACAATGGCAGACCAAAAGTGACTACTTACATCGCAGTGGCAGTGAGTAATTCCCCTGACCAAAAATTCACAGTGCTCAAGGACAAGATCGAAGGCACGCGCGGAATTGATCCATCTATCTTCGTAGATGACGATGATGAAGTTTATCTCTACTGGGGCAGCCACTGGGTAGCCAAGCTCAAAGACAATATGTTCGAATTAGCCACCGAGCCCGTAAAGTTGGAATACGGGGAGAAAAACTTCATGGAAGCACCCTGGATGCACAAGAGGAAAGGAAAGTACTATTTCAACTATCACACGAAGTATGGTAAGCCCGTATCAAAGGAGAATCCAGATAATATAGACAGAGAAAAATCCCGATTGGACTACAGCTGGGGTGATAGCCCGATGGGGCCGTTGAGCTATGGCGGGATACTGAACTATGAATTAGGCTATGGTGTGAATGAGGGACCTAAATACATGGACTATGACTATGTTCCCTGGAGACTCACTCAATCCAATCATGGAGGAGTGGTAACCTATCATGGTAAGGACTATTTGTTTTATCATACCTCAGCACTTTCTTCTTGGAGACAAGATTGCTTCGTTGAAGAAGGCACTTGGACACAGCGCTCTGTCTGCGTCGATGAAATCCGCTACAACGAAGACGGTTCGGTCAGACCTGTCCAGCAGACTGTATCTGGCGTAGTACCTGTGAAAGTCGATCAACCATTTGAAATCAAAGTTGATTTGACCAAAGCCGAGATATCAGGAGCAAAATTGAAAGGACAGGAGCTCTCGATTACTAAAAATGCGACAACTATCAAATTGAAGGATGTGGATTTTGGATCGGGATATTACTACTTCGATCTGACACATCAAGTGAAAGAGGGGGTTAAGGTTTCCATTCGTTTAGACGATGTCCAATCAGGCTATACAGTGGGAACGATCATACTTTCAGAACTTGAGAATACCACCATGCTGAGGGAAGCAGAAGGTAAGCATGATGTATATATCACCATCGAAGGGGCCAAGAAAGAGACGCTAAGCGACCTCAGGTTTTTTGCCGGCGCACCGCAGAAATTATAA
- a CDS encoding sugar-binding domain-containing protein — protein MKRLNILLILCLISVTGFGQKWQMADAPLVTSWAEDVDSKNPLPEYPRPIMEREAWQNLNGLWEFQEANETDRIPYDQNLSETILVPYPWESALSGIRRQLESQRAWYRRTFSVPEKWKGQRVLMHFGAVDWEATVYINGRFVGTHQGGFDAFYFDITAALEDGEQEVIVQVFDPGTDEAVTVGKQNNQRFDDPQRYAYSPASGIWQTVWLEAVPQIYIEDIHTTPDVESEMIEVTVNASSQIDDGAMAKITVLDGDKEIGSSLGKLNLPFYVSVPDPKLWSPDSPFLYDVKIELIREEKSIDEVKSYVGMRKISMSKFMNMQRIMLNDEFVFQMGPLDQGYWPDGIYTAPTDEALKWDIEKTKEFGYNMIRKHIKVEPQRWYYWCDKMGILVWQDMPSTFKKRSEQDKEIFELELQRMIKTHWNHPSIINWVVFNEHWGAYDVVRNTENVMKLDPTRLVTGNSGIDAGKPDVDYVVGHIKDNHSYRPPSVPFGNDLRAVVNGEYGAIGYKIKGHIWDTDGPWVHHNYEGKEAATMEYERFIDMILEFQEEGLSAAVYTQWTDVENEMNGIYTYDRKEIKLDKERVTKANQSTYTKDRMKEKYVGDEK, from the coding sequence ATGAAAAGACTAAATATATTATTGATCCTTTGTCTGATATCAGTCACTGGATTTGGACAGAAGTGGCAGATGGCCGATGCGCCATTGGTCACTTCATGGGCTGAGGATGTCGATTCCAAAAATCCATTACCAGAGTATCCTCGTCCGATCATGGAGCGAGAGGCCTGGCAAAATCTCAATGGTCTTTGGGAGTTTCAAGAAGCAAATGAAACCGATCGCATCCCATATGATCAAAATCTTTCGGAGACCATTTTGGTTCCTTACCCCTGGGAGTCTGCACTATCAGGTATCAGACGTCAACTGGAATCACAGCGTGCCTGGTACAGAAGAACTTTTAGTGTTCCCGAAAAATGGAAAGGGCAAAGAGTTCTAATGCACTTTGGCGCAGTGGATTGGGAAGCTACGGTCTATATCAATGGACGATTTGTTGGTACTCATCAGGGAGGTTTTGATGCTTTTTACTTCGATATCACGGCCGCTTTGGAGGATGGTGAGCAAGAGGTGATCGTGCAAGTATTCGATCCGGGAACAGACGAAGCTGTTACAGTTGGAAAGCAGAATAATCAGCGATTCGACGATCCACAACGTTATGCATACTCGCCTGCATCAGGGATCTGGCAGACGGTTTGGCTTGAGGCTGTGCCGCAAATTTACATTGAGGATATTCACACGACTCCTGATGTCGAAAGTGAGATGATAGAGGTGACTGTCAATGCTTCCTCTCAGATAGATGATGGAGCCATGGCTAAAATTACCGTTTTGGATGGAGATAAAGAGATCGGTAGTAGTCTGGGCAAATTGAACTTGCCATTTTATGTCTCTGTACCTGATCCTAAGCTATGGTCTCCAGATAGTCCTTTTCTCTATGATGTGAAAATTGAATTGATTAGAGAAGAAAAATCCATTGATGAAGTAAAGAGCTATGTGGGGATGCGCAAGATCAGTATGTCAAAATTCATGAACATGCAGCGCATTATGCTCAATGATGAGTTTGTTTTTCAGATGGGACCATTGGATCAGGGCTATTGGCCTGATGGCATCTATACTGCGCCTACAGATGAAGCTTTGAAATGGGATATCGAAAAGACGAAGGAGTTTGGATACAACATGATCCGTAAGCACATCAAAGTAGAGCCACAGCGCTGGTACTACTGGTGCGATAAGATGGGCATACTGGTTTGGCAAGATATGCCAAGCACATTCAAGAAGCGTAGTGAGCAAGACAAGGAAATCTTCGAATTGGAGCTTCAGCGAATGATCAAGACCCATTGGAATCACCCCTCAATCATCAATTGGGTGGTGTTCAATGAGCACTGGGGTGCTTATGATGTGGTGCGCAATACCGAGAATGTGATGAAGCTGGATCCAACGCGACTCGTAACTGGTAATAGTGGAATTGATGCCGGAAAGCCTGACGTGGATTATGTAGTTGGGCACATCAAGGATAATCATAGCTATCGTCCGCCATCTGTCCCTTTCGGCAATGACCTAAGAGCGGTAGTGAATGGTGAGTATGGTGCTATCGGTTACAAAATCAAAGGTCACATCTGGGATACAGATGGACCCTGGGTACATCACAACTATGAAGGGAAAGAGGCTGCTACTATGGAGTACGAACGATTTATTGATATGATCCTGGAATTTCAGGAGGAAGGCCTGAGTGCCGCGGTTTATACCCAATGGACAGATGTCGAAAACGAAATGAATGGGATTTATACCTATGACCGCAAGGAGATTAAACTTGACAAGGAAAGAGTAACTAAGGCCAATCAATCTACTTATACCAAAGACAGAATGAAAGAAAAATATGTTGGAGATGAGAAATAG
- a CDS encoding family 43 glycosylhydrolase, which translates to MAVSLMACHPNIQSKEKKDVEQLPVEVMQHKKAIHPIDDWMRDPFITLGPDSRYYMTMTQQKNEEGDDLMPVYVSDDLWNWEKIGFPYSIRKASNAEEFEARLAEKNEERDDPMPMRLWAPEMHWVDDHWVYIHTSNTGLGNLIQTKGTDLFELKSQWGSNFRRKHDPFLFQDDDGSKYLVYKCTEIVKLKDDLSGTDGEPVQIGPSNRKMGHEGAFIIKYKGKYVLFGTAWSTDEMRHGTYNLYYCTSDNLMGPYGERKFAGRFLGHGTLFLDKQDRWWCTAFYNANKPPISPQEAKTGDQSDTAYTINKQGLTLVPMEIKMENGEVIIRPKDPDYGYPGKEEVQQF; encoded by the coding sequence ATGGCTGTGTCACTGATGGCATGCCATCCCAATATTCAATCAAAGGAAAAAAAAGATGTTGAGCAGCTACCCGTTGAGGTGATGCAACACAAAAAAGCTATTCATCCAATTGATGATTGGATGAGAGATCCTTTTATCACTCTGGGTCCAGATAGTCGTTACTATATGACCATGACTCAGCAAAAGAATGAGGAAGGTGATGATTTGATGCCAGTATACGTAAGTGATGACCTTTGGAATTGGGAGAAAATAGGATTTCCCTATTCCATCAGAAAGGCTAGCAATGCAGAGGAGTTTGAGGCAAGACTAGCTGAGAAGAACGAAGAACGTGACGACCCCATGCCTATGAGACTATGGGCACCCGAAATGCACTGGGTAGATGATCACTGGGTCTACATCCATACCTCCAATACAGGTTTAGGCAATTTGATCCAGACAAAAGGTACAGATTTGTTTGAGCTAAAAAGCCAATGGGGGAGCAATTTTCGGCGAAAGCATGACCCTTTTTTATTTCAGGACGATGATGGAAGCAAATATCTGGTCTATAAATGCACAGAGATAGTGAAGTTGAAAGATGACCTATCAGGTACTGATGGAGAGCCTGTACAAATCGGTCCTTCGAACCGAAAAATGGGACATGAGGGTGCATTCATTATCAAATACAAAGGAAAGTATGTGCTATTCGGTACAGCATGGTCGACTGACGAAATGCGTCATGGTACTTATAATCTATACTACTGCACATCTGACAATCTAATGGGTCCCTATGGTGAGAGGAAGTTTGCCGGTCGTTTTCTTGGACATGGTACTTTGTTTCTAGATAAGCAGGACCGCTGGTGGTGTACGGCATTCTACAATGCCAACAAACCACCAATTAGCCCTCAGGAGGCAAAAACTGGAGACCAAAGTGACACTGCCTATACCATCAATAAACAAGGCTTAACTCTGGTGCCTATGGAGATCAAAATGGAAAATGGTGAAGTGATCATCAGACCTAAAGATCCAGATTATGGGTACCCTGGAAAGGAAGAGGTTCAACAGTTTTAG
- a CDS encoding T9SS type A sorting domain-containing protein: MFSLIAKAQSIDGLAVYDWPTQEGEAYLSKNYKVTLSQNGIVIDSKVIYSEGRDEDIGDWASQFKGDRTFNWTMFSYNFSSPLTITVEKLFGEAASEVEVFPSPFEVEPILSNDGLKVEFVLDQPRYVSVNFLSDDNKHTSDGVIKHMMMVFAEMEETIVPDKNSPAVHVYSASSTLAQLQDANVIYFPVGFHDLRDVMDDFGNLGPAINKVGKQVYFEGGAYVHGRITGVSGENVKIYGRGVLTGREYIWKETFAPNQAHIGVGYNNGGYNTVEGIIVCDGAGHGVNLGHHATYQNLKYWGWHPNNDGARPWGTDNKIDQCFFRSCDDALYNKGLTVTETVFWPGFNGSILCMGWDGKYHTENSTLIDNYVIYPEWRKIGNNHGILMSQIDYDMNGTNVTIKNLHVDGNITALVNLKNNTRKTTEGVYELGTDYTGTVGNVSGLHLENITVTGGQLQFIGDAYEQEISPSLSLIEGTQLSNGDVYYFEEILFKNVVIDGVLLTEDNKDDYFTIDPETTRNISFEEGEAEKEEEILSLINTKGYKYILYPNPTTQLINYDEAESDTNYQVWTTSGQLILKGQGKKVDVQHLKSGIYLFRTQGQVFRFVKE, translated from the coding sequence ATGTTTAGTCTGATTGCGAAGGCACAGTCCATAGATGGTTTGGCTGTCTATGACTGGCCCACGCAAGAAGGAGAAGCATATCTGTCCAAGAACTACAAGGTGACTCTATCACAAAATGGAATTGTAATTGATTCTAAAGTGATTTATTCAGAAGGTAGGGATGAAGATATTGGGGATTGGGCTTCTCAGTTTAAGGGAGATCGTACTTTTAATTGGACAATGTTTTCCTATAATTTTTCGAGCCCACTTACAATCACTGTTGAGAAATTATTTGGTGAAGCGGCAAGTGAGGTAGAAGTTTTTCCTTCTCCCTTTGAAGTAGAACCCATACTATCTAATGATGGCTTGAAGGTAGAGTTTGTGTTGGATCAGCCTCGATATGTCTCGGTCAATTTTCTTTCAGATGATAATAAGCATACGAGTGATGGTGTGATCAAGCATATGATGATGGTCTTTGCCGAAATGGAAGAAACCATAGTCCCAGATAAGAACAGTCCTGCGGTTCATGTCTACAGCGCCAGTTCTACATTGGCTCAGTTACAAGATGCCAATGTGATTTATTTTCCTGTTGGATTCCACGATCTACGGGATGTAATGGATGATTTTGGTAATCTTGGACCTGCAATAAACAAAGTAGGAAAGCAAGTGTATTTCGAGGGAGGTGCTTATGTACATGGACGTATCACAGGTGTTAGTGGTGAAAATGTGAAGATCTACGGACGAGGTGTTTTGACTGGTCGTGAATACATTTGGAAAGAAACCTTTGCTCCCAATCAGGCACACATTGGAGTGGGCTACAATAATGGAGGTTACAATACCGTAGAAGGTATCATTGTGTGTGATGGCGCTGGACATGGAGTCAATTTAGGTCATCATGCCACCTATCAAAATTTGAAATATTGGGGCTGGCATCCTAATAATGATGGCGCTCGTCCTTGGGGTACGGACAATAAGATTGATCAATGTTTCTTTCGTAGCTGCGACGATGCTTTGTACAACAAAGGCCTGACTGTGACAGAAACTGTTTTTTGGCCAGGATTCAATGGATCTATTCTTTGTATGGGCTGGGACGGGAAATACCATACGGAAAACTCTACGCTGATAGACAATTACGTGATATACCCTGAATGGAGGAAAATTGGGAATAATCATGGGATCTTGATGTCCCAAATCGATTACGATATGAATGGCACAAATGTCACTATCAAAAACCTGCATGTAGATGGCAATATTACAGCATTGGTTAATTTGAAAAATAACACTCGAAAGACAACTGAAGGTGTTTATGAGTTGGGGACAGATTATACGGGTACAGTAGGGAATGTTTCAGGCTTGCATCTTGAAAATATCACAGTCACAGGTGGACAGCTACAGTTTATTGGAGATGCGTATGAACAAGAAATTAGTCCTAGTTTGAGTCTGATAGAAGGAACCCAATTGAGTAATGGAGATGTCTATTATTTTGAGGAAATTCTTTTCAAAAATGTAGTGATCGATGGGGTGCTCCTTACTGAAGACAATAAAGATGATTATTTTACTATTGATCCTGAGACTACCAGGAATATCTCTTTTGAAGAAGGGGAGGCCGAAAAAGAGGAAGAAATTTTATCTCTTATTAATACTAAGGGATATAAATATATACTCTATCCCAATCCTACCACACAATTGATAAATTACGATGAAGCAGAATCTGATACTAATTATCAAGTATGGACTACCTCAGGTCAATTGATCTTAAAAGGTCAAGGCAAGAAGGTCGATGTGCAACACCTTAAAAGTGGTATTTATCTTTTTCGAACCCAAGGACAAGTTTTTCGCTTTGTAAAAGAGTAA
- a CDS encoding sulfatase family protein, which yields MKKISVLLLAAASLLWNNCSSVSSMQTETQPDRPNVLWIYVEDLNPFFSSYGVDINPTPVIDGLAENGVLFKKAFTPAPVCSSARSAIITGTMPTTFGTHNHHSSRTMEDAIFLPEGVKTIPEIFKKAGYYTFNHGKDDYNFVYNRKELYNDPIKVDYWYTFAGKGNYLDSLTSDKPFFGQVQLNGGKLSLVQAYDNNLKKMGIEPIDRNLVELPPYYPNLPSVHEDWARHYDAARMTDIEVSGIMEELKAKGLLNNTYVFFFTDHGYKGIRHKQFVYDGGIHIPLIVAYYGEGGKIKKGEIREDLVNGIDIGTTSLKLAGLDIPAYMEGMDMFASDFNREYIVAARDRCDFSIDRIRAIRTDQFKYIKNYMPHRSYTQPAYRDRRAEYVDIKKAYEAGELNEVQAKYWKPTKPVEELFDLENDPHEINNLAEDPAYAKVLQEHRDILTEWTNTYGDKGAEPQNIFSLKHMISRWGDRCINEEFENARNYRISNTPRVSLK from the coding sequence ATGAAGAAGATAAGTGTACTATTACTCGCAGCAGCGAGCCTCCTATGGAACAACTGTAGCTCAGTATCGAGCATGCAGACCGAAACACAACCTGACCGCCCCAATGTTTTATGGATATATGTAGAAGATTTGAATCCATTTTTCAGTAGCTATGGTGTAGATATCAACCCTACTCCTGTAATCGATGGGCTGGCAGAAAACGGTGTGCTATTCAAGAAAGCCTTCACCCCTGCTCCTGTATGTTCGTCTGCCCGATCAGCTATAATCACTGGCACCATGCCTACCACTTTTGGGACGCACAATCACCATTCCTCAAGAACCATGGAAGACGCTATTTTTCTTCCTGAAGGAGTAAAAACCATACCCGAAATTTTCAAGAAAGCTGGATATTATACTTTCAATCATGGTAAGGACGATTACAACTTTGTTTATAACCGAAAGGAATTATACAATGACCCCATCAAAGTAGACTATTGGTACACCTTTGCTGGTAAGGGCAACTATTTGGATTCCCTAACCAGCGACAAACCCTTCTTTGGTCAAGTGCAACTTAATGGTGGAAAGCTTTCACTAGTTCAGGCCTATGACAACAATCTGAAAAAAATGGGCATCGAACCCATCGATAGAAATCTGGTTGAACTACCACCGTATTACCCCAACCTTCCCTCTGTACATGAAGACTGGGCTAGACATTACGATGCGGCCAGGATGACAGATATCGAAGTAAGTGGCATCATGGAGGAGTTAAAAGCCAAAGGACTCCTGAATAACACATATGTATTTTTCTTTACCGATCATGGATATAAGGGCATCAGACACAAACAGTTTGTTTATGATGGGGGAATTCACATTCCTTTAATTGTGGCCTACTATGGTGAAGGTGGGAAGATCAAAAAAGGTGAGATCAGAGAAGATCTGGTCAATGGAATCGATATTGGTACTACTAGCTTAAAACTTGCTGGATTAGACATCCCCGCGTACATGGAAGGAATGGATATGTTTGCCTCAGACTTCAATCGGGAATACATCGTTGCAGCCAGAGACCGCTGTGATTTTAGCATCGATAGAATAAGAGCCATTCGTACGGATCAGTTCAAATACATCAAAAACTATATGCCTCACAGATCCTATACCCAACCGGCGTACAGGGACAGAAGAGCCGAATATGTAGACATTAAAAAAGCCTATGAGGCTGGAGAGTTGAATGAAGTCCAAGCTAAATACTGGAAACCCACAAAGCCTGTAGAGGAGCTTTTCGATCTAGAAAACGACCCACACGAGATTAATAACCTGGCTGAAGATCCTGCATATGCAAAAGTGCTACAAGAGCATCGTGATATACTGACCGAATGGACAAATACTTACGGAGACAAAGGAGCTGAACCTCAAAACATTTTCTCTCTTAAACACATGATCTCCCGCTGGGGCGATAGATGCATCAATGAAGAATTTGAGAATGCCAGAAACTATCGAATCAGCAATACACCCAGAGTGAGCCTAAAATAA